A genomic stretch from Malus domestica chromosome 15, GDT2T_hap1 includes:
- the LOC103431754 gene encoding uncharacterized protein, with translation MSTAAYSASLTCHPPLLHRPNAPSRISVAVAIPRSLPPLPHLKTKRRNSTTTYCSADAAKDKDSTPIELRYEAFPTVMDINQIREILPHRFPFLLVDRVIEYNAGVSAVAIKNVTINDNFFPGHFPERPIMPGVLMVEAMAQVGGLVMLQPEVGGSRDTFFFAGIDKVRFRKPVIAGDTLVMRMTLIKLQKRFGIAKMEGKAYVGGEVVCEGEFLMATGTGGD, from the exons ATGTCGACCGCAGCTTACTCCGCCTCTCTCACTTGCCACCCCCCGCTCCTTCACCGACCAAATGCTCCCTCCCGAATCTCTGTCGCCGTCGCGATTCCCAGATCTCTGCCGCCGTTGCCCCATTTGAAAACTAAGAGGAGGAACTCAACCACCACCTATTGCTCCGCCGACGCTGCGAAAGACAAAGACTCCACTCCCATTGAGCTCA GATATGAGGCTTTTCCTACCGTCATGGACATCAATCAAATTCGTGAAATTTTGCCTCACCG GTTTCCGTTTCTGTTAGTGGATCGAGTGATTGAGTACAATGCTGGAGTTTCAGCTGTTGCAATCAAGAATGTCACCATCAATGATAATTTCTTTCCTGGGCATTTCCCCGAGAGGCCGATTATGCCTGGTGTTCTCATGGTtgag GCAATGGCACAGGTCGGTGGCTTGGTTATGCTGCAACCAGAAGTGGGAGGCTCTCGTGACACTTTCTTTTTCGCTGGAATCGACAAAGTTCGATTCAGGAAACCAGTGATTGCCGGCGACACGTTAGTGATGAGAATGACGCTTATTAAGTTGCAGAAACGCTTTGGAATTGCAAAGATGGAAGGCAAGGCCTACGTTGGAGGTGAGGTCGTATGTGAGGGGGAGTTTTTGATGGCTACTGGTACCGGTGGTGACTGA
- the LOC103431753 gene encoding chlorophyll a-b binding protein CP24 10A, chloroplastic, translating into MAATTGAVLNGLNSAAFLCGGKRSQALLSAATVGSRAGGPAPKRLIVVAAAAKKSWIPGVKAGGNFTNPEWLDGSLPGDYGFDPLGLGRDPAFLKWYREAELIHGRWAMTAVVGIFVGQAWSGIPWFQAGADPGAIAPFSFGTLLGTQLLLMGWVESKRWVDFYNPESQSVEWATPWSKTAENFANATGEQGYPGGKFFDPLGLAGSIQDGVYVPDSEKLERLKLAEIKHARIAMLAMLIFYFEAGQGKTPLGALGL; encoded by the exons atggCGGCAACCACCGGTGCAGTGCTCAACGGGTTGAACTCGGCAGCTTTCTTATGCGGAGGCAAGAGAAGTCAGGCCTTGCTCTCCGCTGCCACTGTCGGAAGCAGGGCTGGAGGTCCTGCTCCTAAGAGGTTAATTGTGGTTGCTGCTGCCGCAAAGAAGTCTTGGATCCCGGGGGTTAAAGCCGGcggcaacttcaccaatcccgAGTGGCTCGATGGCTC GCTTCCAGGGGACTACGGCTTTGACCCACTAGGACTCGGCAGGGACCCGGCGTTCCTCAAGTGGTACAGAGAGGCGGAGCTCATCCACGGCCGGTGGGCAATGACCGCGGTCGTCGGCATCTTTGTTGGCCAGGCCTGGAGCGGTATCCCATGGTTCCAAGCCGGAGCTGACCCTGGCGCCATAGCACCCTTCTCCTTCGGCACACTGCTCGGCACTCAGCTCTTGCTCATGGGTTGGGTGGAAAGCAAAAGATGGGTGGACTTCTACAACCCCGAGTCCCAGTCCGTCGAGTGGGCGACACCTTGGTCCAAGACTGCGGAGAACTTTGCCAACGCCACCGGAGAGCAAGGCTACCCGGGAGGCAAGTTCTTCGACCCCTTGGGGCTTGCCGGCTCCATCCAGGACGGGGTTTACGTTCCCGATAGCGAAAAGTTGGAGAGACTGAAACTGGCTGAGATTAAGCATGCAAGGATTGCTATGTTGGCTATGCTTATATTCTACTTTGAAGCTGGACAAGGAAAGACACCCCTTGGTGCTCTTGGCTTGTAA
- the LOC103431768 gene encoding uncharacterized protein, protein MGNPFVRSGLSFSFPTSILPPLKPPLHETLLTRIPIGFPKHRRTLPPHSSSSSSSSNFDIISTTESWDGSLLFRFGDESEKSVTTETATDAQSHLEDPVQDSKLSQTLLGRRGSGGGGGAAAEADETVDAHSATTTDSATGGGGEETTTTRSITTITTITTTTEDKTQLSNEIHAFPAIGTAAAEAKENAVDVVSMTSTSSATGRGYGGEKTTITTTTSTTADGTEISNEIPAFPSIGGAEPEENAVDAVSLTSTDIATGGGSGGGEDTTTRTNETQVSKEIRAFPAIGTAAAEAKENVVDAVSVTSTNNATGGGGSGGGEETATTTTTITDETQVSNEIDAFPAIGGAEAEENAVDAVSVTSTDIVTGGGSGGGEETTTTTTRTTTTVETQVSNDVHAEGEDNAADAVSVTSTSMATGGEETTTTTTTEETQVSNEIHAFPANGGAKAEENAVDAVSVTSTGIATGGGEETTTTTTTTKGETQVSNEIHAFPAISSAGTEENTVDAVSVTSTGIAKCGGSGSGEETTTTTTTTTEETQVSNDIHAFPAIGGAEENAVDVVSVMSTRTATGGGRGGGEETTTTTTTTTRTTPDETQVSNEIFSFPAISGAEAEENAVDAEAEENAVDAEAEEKAVDAVSVASINIATGGSSSGGQETTATTTTTTEETQVSNDIHAFPAIGGAEENAVDVVSVMSTRTATGGGRGGGEETTTTTTTTTRTTTDETQVSNEIFSFPAISGAEAEENAVDAEAEEKAVDAVSVASINIATGGSSSGGQETTATTTTTTEETQVSNDIHAFPAIGGAEENAVDVVSVMSTRTATGGGHGGGEETTTTTTTTTRTTTDETQVSNEIFSFPAISGAEAEENAVDAEAEEKAVDAVSVASINIATGGSSSGGQETTTTTTTTTDETQVSNDIHAQAEENAVDAVSVTISNNATSGGGEETTTTITTTATTTTTSDETQVSPVLAENAPSTNPEDEFTEGKADTTDVSGISTSRIVEFNIVEGTSDGEDVSAAVLQLSSSAALLPHPSKALTGGEDAYFVGCQNWLGVADGVGQWSLEGVNPGLYARELMENCERFISNCKGLPLIEPEEVLIKGSSYTKSPGSSTVLVAYFDGQALHVANIGNSGFIVIRNGAVFKKSSPMVHEFNFPVRVERGDDPSELIEKYRIDLDEGDVVVTATDGLFDNLYEQEITSIVLKSLQTGLELQDIAELLATSAQELGRSKSTRSPFADAAEASGYAGYSGGKLDDVVVILSYVEKKPVGNLRK, encoded by the exons ATGGGTAATCCGTTCGTGAGAAGCGGATTGAGCTTCTCCTTTCCAACCAGCATTCTTCCGCCACTTAAACCCCCCCTGCACGAAACACTCCTCACTAGGATTCCGATTGGATTTCCGAAGCACCGCCGGACGCTTCCGCCGcactcatcctcctcctcctcctcctcaaactTTGACATCATTTCCACAACCG AGTCGTGGGATGGCAGCCTTCTCTTCCGCTTTGGGGACGAGAGCGAGAAATCTGTTACCACTGAAACAGCAACTGATGCTCAAAGTCATCTGGAGGATCCCGTGCAAGATTCAAAACTGAGCCAAACATTGTTGGGAAGAAGAGGgagtggtggtggcggtggtgcTGCCGCTGAGGCCGATGAGACGGTTGATGCGCATTCAGCGACGACCACCGACAGTGCTACTGGCGGCGGTGGCGAAGAAACCACAACCACAAGGTCCATAACCACAATCACAACCATAACCACAACCACAGAAGATAAAACTCAACTCAGCAATGAAATTCATGCTTTTCCAGCGATTGGCACCGCCGCCGCTGAGGCCAAGGAGAATGCTGTTGATGTGGTTTCAATGACGAGCACCAGCAGTGCGACTGGCCGCGGTTATGGTGGTGAAAAAACCACAATTACAACCACAACCAGCACCACAGCGGATGGAACTGAAATCAGCAATGAAATCCCTGCTTTTCCATCAATTGGCGGCGCCGAGCCCGAGGAGAATGCTGTTGATGCGGTTTCGTTGACGAGCACGGACATTGCGACTGGTGGCGGCAGTGGTGGTGGTGAAGACACCACAACCAGAACAAATGAAACTCAAGTCAGCAAAGAAATTCGTGCTTTTCCAGCAATTGGCACAGCCGCCGCTGAGGCCAAGGAGAATGTTGTTGATGCGGTTTCAGTGACGAGCACCAACAATGCgactggtggtggtggtagtggcgGTGGGGAAGAAACCGCGACTACAACCACAACCATAACAGATGAAACTCAAGTCAGCAATGAAATTGATGCTTTTCCAGCAATTGGCGGCGCCGAGGCTGAGGAGAATGCTGTTGATGCGGTTTCAGTGACGAGTACCGACATTGTCACTGGTGgcggtagtggtggtggtgaagAAACCACTACCACAACTACAAGAACAACCACAACAGTTGAAACTCAAGTCAGCAATGACGTTCATGCTGAGGGTGAGGACAATGCTGCTGATGCGGTTTCAGTGACGAGCACCAGCATGGCGACTGGTGGCGAAGAAACCACAACTACAACCACAACTGAAGAAACTCAAGTCAGCAATGAAATTCATGCTTTTCCAGCAAATGGCGGCGCCAAGGCCGAGGAGAATGCTGTTGATGCGGTTTCAGTGACGAGCACGGGCATTGCGACTGGTGGTGGTGAAGaaaccacaaccacaaccacaaccacaaaAGGTGAAACTCAAGTTAGCAATGAAATTCATGCTTTTCCAGCAATTAGCAGCGCCGGGACCGAGGAGAATACTGTTGATGCGGTTTCAGTAACGAGCACGGGCATTGCGAAGTGTGGCGGTAGTGGTAGTGGTGAAGAAACCACAACTacaaccacaaccacaacaGAAGAAACTCAAGTCAGCAATGACATTCATGCTTTTCCAGCAATTGGTGGCGCCGAGGAGAACGCTGTTGATGTGGTTTCAGTGATGAGCACCAGAACTGCGACTGGTGGCGGTCGTGGTGGTGGTGAAGAAACAACAACCACAACCACAACGACGACCAGAACCACACCAGATGAAACTCAAGTCAGCAatgaaattttttcttttccagcaaTTAGCGGTGCGGAGGCCGAGGAGAATGCTGTTGATGCGGAGGCCGAGGAGAATGCTGTTGATGCGGAGGCCGAGGAGAAGGCTGTTGATGCGGTTTCAGTGGCGAGCATCAACATTGCGACTGGTGGCAGTAGCAGTGGTGGCCAAGAAACCACAGCTacaaccacaaccacaacaGAAGAAACTCAAGTCAGCAATGACATTCATGCTTTTCCAGCAATTGGTGGCGCCGAGGAGAACGCTGTTGATGTGGTTTCAGTGATGAGCACCAGAACTGCGACTGGTGGCGGTCGTGGTGGTGGTGAAGAAACAacaaccacaaccacaactACGACCAGAACCACAACAGATGAAACTCAAGTCAGCAatgaaattttttcttttccagcaaTTAGCGGTGCGGAGGCCGAGGAGAATGCTGTTGATGCGGAGGCCGAGGAGAAGGCTGTTGATGCGGTTTCAGTGGCGAGCATCAACATTGCGACTGGTGGCAGTAGCAGTGGTGGCCAAGAAACCACAGCTacaaccacaaccacaacaGAAGAAACTCAAGTCAGCAATGACATTCATGCTTTTCCAGCAATTGGTGGCGCCGAGGAGAACGCTGTTGATGTGGTTTCAGTGATGAGCACCAGAACTGCGACTGGTGGCGGTCATGGTGGTGGTGAAGAAACAacaaccacaaccacaactACGACCAGAACCACAACAGATGAAACTCAAGTCAGCAatgaaattttttcttttccagcaaTTAGCGGTGCGGAGGCCGAGGAGAATGCTGTTGATGCGGAGGCCGAGGAGAAGGCTGTTGATGCGGTTTCAGTGGCGAGCATCAACATTGCGACTGGTGGCAGTAGCAGTGGTGGCCAAGAAACCACAACTacaaccacaaccacaacaGATGAAACTCAAGTCAGCAATGACATTCATGCTCAGGCTGAGGAGAATGCTGTTGATGCGGTTTCAGTGACGATCTCCAACAATGCAACTAGTGGTGGCGGTGAAGAAACCACAACTACAATCACAACCACGGCCACAACAACCACCACATCAGATGAAACTCAAGTCTCACCAGTG TTAGCAGAGAATGCCCCTTCCACAAATCCAGAAGATGAATTCACAGAGGGTAAAGCTGATACAACAGATGTTTCAGGAATATCAACTTCTAGGATAGTGGAATTCAATATAGTTGAAGGCACTTCTGATGG GGAGGACGTATCTGCAGCTGTTCTTCAACTATCTTCTAGTGCTGCTTTATTACCCCATCCCTCAAAG GCATTGACAGGTGGGGAGGATGCTTACTTTGTTGGTTGCCAAAATTGGTTAGGTGTGGCCGATGGAGTAGGTCAGTGGTCACTAGAAG GGGTTAATCCTGGACTATATGCTCGTGAACTCATGGAGAATTGTGAAAGGTTCATATCCAATTGCAAAGGTTTACCATTGATTGAACCAGAAGAAGTCCTTATTAAAGGTTCATCATATACAAAATCTCCTGGATCATCCACGGTTCTGGTTGCTTATTTTGATGGTCAG GCTCTTCATGTGGCCAACATTGGAAACTCGGGATTTATCGTTATTAGAAATGGTGCTGTCTTTAAAAAATCATCACCAATGGTTCACGAATTCAATTTTCCAGTACGGGTTGAAAGAGGTGATGATCCCTCAGAACTTATAGAG AAATACCGAATTGATTTGGATGAGGGAGATGTGGTTGTTACTGCAACAGATGGCCTATTCGATAACTTGTACGAGCAAGAGATCACCTCAATTGTATTGAAGTCACTGCAAACGGGATTGGAACTACAG GACATAGCAGAGTTGTTGGCCACTAGTGCACAAGAGCTGGGGCGATCTAAATCTACAAGGAGCCCATTTGCTGATGCAGCCGAGGCATCTGGGTATGCCGGATATAGCGGCGGCAAGCTTGACGACGTGGTCGTTATCCTGTCATATGTAGAAAAGAAACCCGTCGGTAACTTACGTAAGTAA